Proteins encoded in a region of the Pirellulales bacterium genome:
- a CDS encoding DUF1569 domain-containing protein, with translation MAVAQNTTRESKVNTAKASGRRSVRYNSIDDLLADAERLAKSPHRTIGNWSLGMILKHISDAYKMGLDGAAFMAPWPLRWYLRTFMKQRFLQGPMPAGFKLPKRAASLLPSETSPADGLAALQKVTSRWKSESQRAIHPALGNLTPAEWDQLELRHAELHMSFVLPESSG, from the coding sequence ATGGCCGTGGCGCAAAACACAACCCGCGAGTCAAAGGTCAACACGGCCAAGGCGAGCGGACGGCGATCAGTGCGATACAACTCGATCGACGATTTGCTGGCCGATGCCGAGCGGCTGGCGAAGAGCCCGCATCGCACGATCGGCAACTGGTCGCTGGGCATGATCCTCAAGCACATTTCCGACGCGTACAAAATGGGGCTCGACGGGGCGGCTTTCATGGCGCCGTGGCCGCTGCGCTGGTATCTGCGGACCTTCATGAAGCAGCGATTTTTGCAGGGGCCGATGCCGGCTGGCTTCAAGTTGCCCAAGCGGGCAGCTTCGCTGCTACCGAGCGAGACCAGCCCGGCCGATGGGCTGGCCGCCTTACAAAAGGTGACGAGCCGCTGGAAAAGCGAATCGCAACGCGCGATTCACCCGGCCCTGGGCAACCTGACTCCGGCGGAGTGGGACCAGTTGGAACTGCGGCATGCGGAACTGCACATGAGCTTTGTGCTGCCCGAATCGTCAGGCTGA
- a CDS encoding ABC transporter permease: MKLLRAWSALVMLSFTRLLWSSNTLMVMLPLAGCALFLIRRRYDYPEIDRSFNAFSTEFMVFLFTSFVVPICALAYATTSIGGDREDRTLLFLLVRPIPRPLVLLAKLVATLPLVLGLVIGSYWLYCKLAGQVGEMAFSLYLSPVFFMTLAYVALFHLFAVAFRHSTIVALIYSLFMEFFLGNMPGLIKRIAVNFYARSMMYDLGAEHGMSMPDPQWFVPVSAPAGAQALLGLAIGGLLLAMWIFSRKEYLDLT; this comes from the coding sequence ATGAAGCTGCTGCGCGCCTGGTCGGCCCTGGTGATGTTGTCCTTCACGCGGCTGCTGTGGTCCAGCAACACGCTGATGGTGATGTTGCCCCTGGCGGGCTGCGCGCTGTTTCTTATTCGGCGACGCTACGACTATCCCGAAATCGACCGCTCGTTCAACGCCTTCAGCACCGAGTTCATGGTCTTTCTGTTTACGTCGTTCGTGGTGCCGATTTGCGCCCTGGCCTACGCCACCACCAGCATCGGCGGCGACCGCGAGGATCGCACGCTCTTGTTTCTCCTGGTGCGCCCCATCCCGCGCCCCTTGGTGCTCTTGGCCAAGCTGGTCGCCACGTTGCCGTTGGTGCTGGGCCTGGTGATCGGCAGCTACTGGCTCTATTGCAAGCTGGCCGGCCAGGTGGGTGAGATGGCCTTCTCCCTCTATTTGTCGCCCGTTTTCTTTATGACGCTGGCCTATGTCGCCTTGTTTCACCTCTTCGCCGTGGCCTTTCGCCATTCGACGATCGTGGCGCTCATCTATTCGCTCTTCATGGAGTTCTTTCTCGGCAACATGCCCGGCCTCATCAAGCGCATTGCGGTCAACTTTTACGCCCGCTCGATGATGTACGACCTCGGCGCCGAGCACGGCATGAGCATGCCCGATCCACAGTGGTTTGTGCCCGTATCGGCGCCGGCGGGCGCTCAAGCCCTGCTGGGCCTGGCCATCGGCGGCCTGCTCTTGGCGATGTGGATCTTCAGCCGCAAAGAATACCTCGATCTAACCTGA
- a CDS encoding ABC transporter ATP-binding protein, whose amino-acid sequence MPLVDIQHVSRSFGPTQALSDVTLALEPGTIGLVGNNGAGKSTLLKILLGLLAPDTGQGTILGCDITRSGSALRGRVGYMPEAAALVPVLKGVEYVTLAGDLYGMSHRDAKRRAHEVLNYVGLGELRYRQLEEYSTGNVQRLKLAAALVHDPQLLLLDEPTNGLDPAGRVAMLRLIEDLIAETGKSLILCTHLLGDIERLCEQIVVLDRGRVMRSGRMEELRGVATDRYEVAWQETASSRSFRAALERAGARVAANGSDLESVVTVPGGWNTRRFFELARDCHVVLTDLRPEEEDLSRIFFRVTDAAHGTSQLASNSNRGTANQ is encoded by the coding sequence ATGCCGCTTGTCGATATCCAACACGTCAGTCGCAGCTTTGGACCCACCCAAGCGCTCAGCGATGTCACACTGGCCTTGGAGCCGGGAACCATTGGTCTGGTTGGCAACAACGGCGCCGGCAAGTCCACCCTGCTCAAGATCTTGCTGGGATTGCTGGCGCCCGATACCGGCCAGGGAACCATCCTCGGCTGCGACATCACCCGCTCCGGCAGCGCGCTGCGCGGCCGCGTGGGCTACATGCCAGAGGCCGCTGCGCTGGTGCCCGTGCTCAAAGGCGTGGAATATGTCACGCTGGCCGGCGACCTGTATGGCATGAGCCATCGCGACGCCAAGCGCCGCGCCCACGAAGTGCTCAACTACGTCGGCTTGGGAGAGCTGCGCTATCGGCAACTGGAAGAATACTCCACCGGCAACGTGCAGCGACTCAAGCTGGCCGCCGCGCTCGTCCACGATCCGCAATTGCTGCTGCTCGACGAACCCACCAACGGGCTCGACCCCGCCGGCCGCGTGGCCATGTTGCGGCTGATCGAAGACCTGATCGCCGAGACCGGCAAAAGTCTCATCCTCTGCACGCACCTGTTGGGAGACATCGAACGGCTCTGCGAACAAATCGTAGTGCTCGATCGTGGTCGCGTAATGCGCTCCGGCCGTATGGAAGAGTTGCGCGGCGTCGCCACCGATCGCTACGAAGTCGCCTGGCAGGAAACCGCCAGTTCGCGCAGCTTTCGCGCCGCGTTAGAACGCGCCGGCGCGCGGGTCGCCGCCAATGGGTCCGACCTCGAATCCGTGGTGACGGTGCCGGGCGGCTGGAACACGCGCCGCTTCTTCGAACTGGCTCGCGACTGCCACGTGGTCCTGACCGATCTCCGGCCGGAAGAAGAAGACCTGTCCAGAATCTTCTTTCGCGTGACCGACGCCGCCCACGGCACGTCGCAACTCGCCTCCAACTCAAATCGCGGAACGGCAAACCAGTAG
- a CDS encoding NAD(P)-binding domain-containing protein, translated as MPAYPSIAIIGAGISGVSMAKALIERGMPCVLYEKSDAIGGNWVFCNKNGMSSAYRSLHIDSSRYSSAFDDFPMPDDYPDFPHHTQICQYFNDFADHFRVRERVRFNTSVQRAERLPDGLWRLTLDGGEFVHHDVLIVCNGHHWDPRWPEPAFPGQFDGIQLHSHEYIDSFTPHDLHGRRVLVVGVGNSAMDIACELGHRGVAARLVVSTRRGAYIIPKYLFGQPVDRLIRTKPWLPLWPQRLLGSLMIRLAIGRMDGYGLPQPKHKLWATHPTVSSEFLIRVGSGDIRVKPNIQRLEGDKVRFEDGSAEEFDAIIYATGYKITFPFFDESFLSAPDNVFPLFKRAFHPGLPNLLFVGFAQAVPSIIKFVEIQAPWLAAYLAGEYALPSEAEMRAAIAADDKRFNGDFVGVKRHTMQIDNYLYKHDLDKEWKRGARRAREAGNPLPVAARAAAASPSQLTPA; from the coding sequence ATGCCAGCTTATCCTTCGATTGCAATCATCGGCGCCGGCATCAGCGGCGTGTCCATGGCCAAGGCCTTGATCGAGCGCGGCATGCCGTGTGTCCTCTACGAAAAGAGCGATGCGATCGGCGGTAATTGGGTCTTCTGCAACAAGAACGGCATGTCGAGCGCTTACCGCTCGCTGCATATCGATTCGTCGCGCTACTCGTCGGCGTTCGACGATTTCCCCATGCCAGACGACTATCCCGACTTTCCGCATCACACGCAAATCTGCCAATACTTCAACGACTTCGCCGATCACTTCCGCGTGCGTGAGCGGGTGCGGTTCAATACCAGCGTCCAGCGCGCGGAGCGATTGCCCGATGGCCTCTGGCGACTCACGCTCGATGGCGGCGAGTTTGTTCATCATGACGTGTTGATTGTCTGCAACGGCCATCACTGGGATCCACGCTGGCCAGAACCGGCGTTCCCCGGCCAGTTCGACGGAATTCAACTTCACTCGCACGAGTACATCGATTCGTTCACTCCCCACGATCTGCACGGCCGGCGGGTGTTGGTGGTCGGCGTCGGCAATAGCGCCATGGATATCGCCTGCGAATTAGGGCATCGCGGCGTCGCCGCGCGCCTGGTCGTGTCGACTCGCCGTGGCGCCTACATCATCCCCAAGTATCTCTTTGGCCAGCCGGTTGACCGTTTGATTCGCACCAAGCCCTGGCTGCCGCTCTGGCCGCAGCGCCTGCTCGGGTCGCTGATGATTCGTTTGGCGATTGGCCGTATGGATGGCTACGGACTGCCGCAACCCAAACACAAGCTCTGGGCCACCCATCCCACGGTGTCGAGCGAATTTTTGATTCGCGTCGGTTCGGGCGATATTCGCGTGAAGCCCAACATCCAACGACTCGAGGGAGACAAGGTCCGCTTCGAAGATGGCTCCGCCGAGGAGTTCGACGCGATCATCTACGCCACCGGCTACAAGATCACGTTCCCGTTCTTCGACGAGTCGTTCTTGTCGGCGCCAGACAACGTGTTTCCGTTGTTCAAACGGGCGTTTCACCCCGGCCTGCCCAACCTGCTGTTTGTCGGCTTCGCCCAGGCCGTCCCCAGCATCATCAAGTTTGTCGAGATTCAGGCGCCTTGGCTCGCCGCCTATCTGGCGGGCGAATACGCGCTGCCGAGCGAAGCCGAAATGCGCGCCGCGATCGCCGCCGACGACAAGCGGTTCAATGGCGATTTTGTCGGCGTGAAGCGACATACGATGCAGATCGACAACTACCTCTACAAACATGACCTCGACAAAGAATGGAAACGCGGCGCCCGCCGCGCGCGAGAGGCGGGCAATCCGCTGCCGGTGGCGGCCCGGGCGGCTGCCGCCTCTCCCTCGCAACTGACTCCCGCCTAA
- a CDS encoding ABC transporter ATP-binding protein: protein MWLNFENVTKFYGAVIGVNDISCRIGPGITGLFGANGAGKSTLMKLASGQLRPSLGEVRIGDHRSWSTAAKAHLGFSPDINNFYEEMTGRDFVEMMARLYGFTASEARQRSETALAETGMLDRANRRIGGCSHGMRQRIKLAQALVHDPEILLLDEPMTGIDPGGRRDISQLLTQLAERGKTILVSSHILGEVEQLTDAIIMIARGRIVASGTLSEIRNLLEDQPFVVRIVARPPRRLAALLVETPAVESVELRGDALTVRTRQPLGFFATIAELVLEQGIEVEQLQTLDAGADAVFNYLEQGSP, encoded by the coding sequence ATGTGGCTCAACTTCGAAAACGTCACCAAGTTCTACGGCGCCGTCATTGGCGTCAACGACATTAGCTGCCGCATCGGTCCCGGTATCACGGGCCTGTTCGGCGCCAATGGCGCCGGCAAATCCACGCTGATGAAGCTGGCCAGCGGCCAACTCCGCCCCAGTCTCGGCGAAGTCCGCATTGGCGACCACCGGTCCTGGTCCACCGCCGCCAAGGCGCATCTTGGCTTCAGCCCCGACATCAACAACTTCTATGAAGAGATGACCGGCCGCGACTTTGTCGAGATGATGGCGCGGCTCTACGGCTTCACCGCCAGCGAGGCGCGCCAGCGCAGCGAAACCGCGCTGGCCGAAACTGGCATGCTCGACCGCGCCAATCGCCGCATCGGCGGTTGCAGCCATGGCATGCGGCAACGCATCAAGCTGGCGCAAGCGCTCGTCCATGACCCGGAAATCCTCTTGCTCGACGAACCCATGACCGGCATCGATCCCGGTGGCCGCCGCGATATCAGCCAACTGCTGACGCAGCTTGCCGAGCGCGGCAAGACCATCCTGGTGTCCAGCCATATCCTCGGCGAGGTCGAACAGCTCACCGATGCGATTATCATGATCGCCCGAGGGCGGATCGTCGCTTCTGGCACGCTGAGCGAAATCCGCAACTTGCTCGAAGATCAGCCATTCGTCGTGCGCATCGTCGCTCGGCCGCCGCGCCGCTTGGCGGCGCTCTTGGTCGAAACCCCCGCCGTCGAGTCGGTCGAGTTACGCGGCGACGCGCTGACGGTGCGCACCCGCCAACCGCTCGGCTTCTTTGCGACAATTGCCGAACTGGTGCTCGAACAAGGCATCGAAGTCGAGCAACTGCAAACGCTCGACGCCGGAGCCGACGCGGTGTTCAACTACCTGGAACAAGGATCGCCATGA
- a CDS encoding VTT domain-containing protein, with translation MAPMRGNWFLVVVIGLALAAPIAPFLLWGSHLEPAIESWLQQRHSPWLIAAAVIGLLSVDVALPIPSSFVSTYAGAELGMVAATIVSWLGMTLGASIAFAMARVGGRAAGSADLEGMETAARRLGARLLVLTRALPILAEASVLALGALGLSWRRFFPAVALSNLGIAAIYSVFGALAREQEAVVPAMAASVVVPLAAAALVRWQWTRPLAKD, from the coding sequence ATGGCGCCTATGCGCGGCAACTGGTTTTTGGTGGTGGTGATCGGGTTGGCGCTGGCGGCGCCGATCGCGCCGTTCTTGCTGTGGGGATCTCATCTGGAGCCAGCAATTGAAAGCTGGCTCCAGCAGCGTCACTCCCCTTGGCTGATCGCCGCCGCGGTGATCGGCTTGCTCTCGGTGGACGTAGCCCTGCCGATCCCATCGAGCTTTGTCAGCACCTATGCGGGCGCCGAGTTGGGCATGGTGGCGGCGACCATCGTGAGTTGGCTGGGCATGACCCTAGGCGCAAGCATCGCGTTTGCGATGGCAAGGGTCGGCGGCCGTGCGGCCGGCAGCGCCGATCTGGAGGGGATGGAGACTGCCGCTCGCCGGTTGGGCGCCCGGCTTTTGGTGCTCACGCGCGCGCTTCCGATCTTGGCGGAAGCGAGCGTATTGGCGCTGGGGGCGCTGGGACTCTCTTGGCGAAGGTTCTTCCCGGCGGTGGCGCTGTCGAATCTGGGGATTGCCGCGATTTATAGCGTGTTTGGCGCGTTGGCCCGCGAACAGGAGGCGGTTGTTCCGGCGATGGCCGCCTCGGTGGTGGTTCCATTGGCGGCGGCGGCGCTGGTGCGGTGGCAATGGACAAGGCCGCTCGCCAAAGATTGA